A genomic window from Microvirga sp. TS319 includes:
- a CDS encoding ABC transporter permease produces MTSGRPAPALAPARELSRPALIAGYLTQIHAVADAEIRKLMHDPSELLTRALQPAIWLLLFGQVMAQVRGITNGERYLDFLAPGILAQSVLFAAIFYGIAAIWERDLGVLHRYMVSPAPRSALVLGKAASSAMRGISQAVIVYALSVLIGISVSFAPLHLLGVALFIAIGSALFSTFSLIIACIVKTRERFMGIGQVLTMPIFFASNAIYPIELMPEWLKAVSSANPLTYEVDALRALMLADGTSRYGLGFDFAVLTTVTALLVAVAARMYPRLTA; encoded by the coding sequence GTGACATCAGGCAGACCCGCGCCAGCGCTCGCGCCCGCTCGTGAGCTTTCGAGGCCGGCCCTGATTGCTGGCTACCTGACCCAGATTCATGCCGTGGCGGACGCCGAAATCCGCAAGCTCATGCACGATCCGAGCGAGCTTCTGACACGGGCGCTTCAGCCAGCCATCTGGCTGCTGCTGTTCGGCCAGGTCATGGCGCAGGTGCGGGGCATCACGAACGGGGAGCGCTATCTCGATTTCCTGGCGCCCGGCATCCTTGCTCAGAGCGTTCTGTTCGCAGCCATCTTCTACGGCATCGCCGCGATCTGGGAGCGCGACCTCGGCGTGCTGCATCGCTACATGGTCAGCCCTGCGCCCCGCAGTGCGCTCGTTCTCGGCAAAGCCGCGTCATCGGCCATGCGGGGCATATCCCAGGCGGTCATCGTCTACGCCCTCTCGGTCCTGATCGGAATCAGCGTGTCGTTCGCGCCGCTCCATCTCCTCGGCGTGGCGCTCTTCATCGCGATCGGATCGGCTCTGTTCTCGACCTTTTCCCTGATCATCGCGTGCATCGTGAAGACCCGCGAGCGCTTCATGGGCATCGGCCAGGTGCTGACCATGCCGATCTTCTTCGCCAGCAATGCGATCTATCCGATCGAACTCATGCCGGAATGGCTCAAGGCCGTGTCATCCGCGAATCCGCTGACCTATGAGGTCGACGCCCTTCGCGCCCTCATGCTGGCCGACGGAACGAGCCGGTACGGACTTGGCTTTGACTTCGCCGTGCTGACAACGGTCACGGCGCTGCTCGTTGCCGTTGCCGCGCGCATGTATCCCCGCCTGACCGCCTGA
- a CDS encoding ABC transporter ATP-binding protein, which translates to MESPGGPDDPGIIDTRALTRRFGELLAVDGVSLNVRPGEIFGLIGPNGAGKSTLIKMLTTLLPPSSGSASVAGFDMIRQPAKVRAHIGYVPQLLSADGALTAYENLLLSARLYRVPGQERQARIASALELMDLKDAAHRIVAGFSGGMIRRLEIAQSMIHEPDVLFMDEPTVGLDPVARRTVWNHVRDLRARLGTTILITTHLMEEADELCDRIGVLHAGRLQKVGSPKDLKAQIGPEATLDDVFASITGTKMAAGGSYRDIRQTRASARARS; encoded by the coding sequence TTGGAATCTCCAGGCGGGCCGGACGATCCCGGCATCATCGACACACGCGCTCTGACGAGACGCTTCGGGGAACTGCTCGCGGTCGATGGCGTGTCTCTGAACGTGCGGCCGGGAGAGATTTTCGGCCTGATCGGCCCGAACGGCGCCGGAAAGTCCACGCTCATCAAGATGCTGACGACGCTTTTGCCGCCAAGTTCCGGCTCTGCCTCGGTGGCGGGCTTCGACATGATTCGCCAGCCCGCCAAGGTGCGCGCGCATATCGGCTACGTGCCCCAGCTCCTTTCTGCGGACGGGGCGCTGACAGCCTATGAAAATCTGCTCCTCTCGGCTCGCCTCTATCGCGTGCCCGGACAAGAGCGGCAGGCGCGCATCGCCTCGGCTCTCGAACTGATGGATCTGAAGGACGCCGCCCATCGTATCGTCGCGGGCTTCTCGGGCGGCATGATCCGGCGGCTCGAAATCGCCCAGAGTATGATTCATGAACCCGATGTGCTGTTCATGGACGAGCCGACGGTGGGGCTCGATCCGGTGGCGCGCCGGACCGTCTGGAACCACGTCCGGGACTTGCGGGCAAGACTCGGCACCACAATCCTGATTACGACGCATCTGATGGAGGAGGCCGACGAATTATGCGACCGCATCGGCGTGCTCCATGCGGGCAGGCTCCAGAAGGTTGGTTCACCCAAGGACCTGAAAGCGCAGATCGGCCCGGAGGCGACCCTGGACGACGTATTCGCTTCCATCACCGGCACAAAGATGGCCGCCGGAGGATCCTATCGTGACATCAGGCAGACCCGCGCCAGCGCTCGCGCCCGCTCGTGA
- a CDS encoding TonB-dependent receptor domain-containing protein, producing the protein MAQTADMPVDAAEDNVISLDQIVVTASGFEQSVKDAPASISVITREELAKGDFRDLTDALKEVQGVAVTGVANEKDIFIRGLPGTYTLILIDGKRQNTRDSRTNGSAGFEQSFIPPMSAIDRIEVVRGPMSSLYGSDAMGGVINIITRKVSDTWSGTVTTEGSLQQHDEFGNSAQGTFYTSGPLIHRMLGLQLWGRGFGRGEDDLLSGITGAREGNLGGRLTFTPDERQDVMLESGFTRIRRDASKRGTLEATDSDTYNLNDRKYWSLSHEGRWGPTTSNVSILQEWAERRNYKENPATSLFDKNPRSPEIRNTIVDGKFTTPFEFFGAHTLVTGGQWSNAMLTDQNPGRRTNVEETFTINQWALFAEDEWRLSDAFSITNGLRMDQHEIYGAHFSPRSYAVWHATENLTVKGGVSTGFRAPEIRQIAPGYAYTTGGAGCSYGPNGTCGVIIADENLQAETSTSYEIGAVWDNLNGFTASATYFYTDFRDKISNALVLDDAGNPVRWSEDPNYRLWYNYNIDDAVIQGVELAATWRATDTLSFRGSYTFTDSEQRTGEYAGFPLARTPKHMANARVDWVTPIAGLATWAVVNYHGSEIIGGARIGTNGTPVFINGMAGRKYDAYATMDVGLTYDLTEQLTLNAAVYNVFDKEVQPTDYNTVIEGRRLWVSMSATF; encoded by the coding sequence ATGGCTCAGACGGCCGACATGCCCGTGGACGCTGCCGAGGACAACGTCATCTCTCTCGATCAGATCGTCGTGACGGCATCCGGCTTCGAGCAAAGCGTCAAGGATGCTCCGGCGAGCATTTCGGTCATTACCCGCGAGGAACTCGCGAAGGGCGACTTTCGCGATCTGACGGACGCCTTGAAGGAAGTTCAGGGCGTCGCGGTGACCGGCGTCGCCAACGAGAAGGATATCTTCATCCGCGGTCTTCCGGGCACCTACACGCTGATCCTCATCGACGGAAAGCGCCAGAATACCCGGGATTCCCGGACCAACGGCAGCGCGGGATTCGAGCAGAGCTTCATCCCGCCAATGTCAGCCATCGACCGCATCGAAGTCGTCCGCGGCCCCATGTCGTCGCTCTACGGTTCCGACGCCATGGGCGGCGTGATCAACATCATCACGCGCAAGGTGTCCGACACATGGAGCGGCACGGTGACGACCGAAGGATCGCTCCAGCAGCACGATGAATTCGGCAATTCGGCTCAGGGCACCTTCTATACGAGCGGCCCGCTGATCCACCGGATGCTGGGGCTTCAGCTGTGGGGCCGGGGCTTCGGCCGGGGCGAGGACGACCTGCTCAGCGGCATCACCGGCGCGCGCGAAGGCAATCTCGGCGGGCGCCTGACCTTCACGCCCGACGAGAGGCAGGACGTGATGCTGGAGAGCGGCTTCACGCGAATCCGCAGGGACGCCTCGAAACGGGGCACGCTCGAGGCCACCGACAGCGATACGTACAATCTCAACGACCGCAAATACTGGTCGCTGAGCCATGAGGGCCGCTGGGGGCCCACGACCTCCAACGTCTCGATCCTGCAGGAATGGGCGGAGCGCAGGAATTACAAGGAGAATCCCGCAACCTCCCTCTTCGACAAGAACCCCCGCTCGCCCGAGATCAGGAACACGATCGTCGACGGCAAGTTCACGACGCCCTTCGAGTTCTTCGGCGCCCATACCCTGGTGACGGGCGGCCAATGGTCCAATGCGATGCTGACGGATCAGAACCCCGGCCGCCGCACCAATGTCGAGGAGACGTTCACGATCAACCAATGGGCCCTCTTCGCCGAAGACGAGTGGCGCCTGTCCGATGCCTTCTCGATCACGAACGGCCTGCGCATGGATCAGCACGAGATCTACGGCGCCCATTTCAGCCCACGCAGCTATGCGGTCTGGCACGCCACCGAGAACCTGACGGTCAAAGGCGGCGTTTCGACGGGATTTCGCGCCCCGGAGATCCGCCAGATCGCACCGGGCTACGCCTACACGACCGGCGGCGCAGGCTGCTCCTACGGCCCGAACGGGACTTGCGGCGTCATCATTGCCGATGAGAACCTGCAGGCGGAAACCAGCACCAGCTACGAGATCGGAGCGGTGTGGGACAACCTGAATGGCTTTACCGCCAGCGCCACTTATTTCTATACCGATTTCAGGGACAAGATCAGCAATGCCCTGGTGCTGGACGATGCCGGCAACCCCGTGCGCTGGTCGGAAGATCCGAATTACCGTCTCTGGTACAACTACAACATCGACGACGCGGTGATCCAAGGCGTCGAGCTGGCCGCCACCTGGCGGGCCACCGATACGCTTTCGTTCCGCGGCAGCTACACCTTCACGGATTCCGAGCAGCGGACAGGCGAATATGCAGGCTTCCCGCTCGCCCGCACCCCCAAGCATATGGCCAATGCGCGCGTGGATTGGGTCACACCGATTGCCGGTCTGGCGACATGGGCCGTCGTGAACTACCACGGCTCCGAGATCATCGGCGGCGCCCGCATCGGTACGAACGGCACTCCCGTGTTCATCAACGGCATGGCGGGACGCAAATACGACGCCTATGCGACGATGGATGTCGGTCTGACCTACGACCTCACGGAGCAGCTGACCCTGAATGCGGCGGTCTACAACGTCTTCGACAAGGAAGTCCAACCTACCGACTACAACACGGTCATCGAGGGGCGTCGCCTCTGGGTGAGCATGTCGGCCACCTTCTGA
- a CDS encoding glycosyl transferase family protein — protein sequence MDSALREPGLKLGRLRLLLALDALLVEGSVNRAAERLGMSAPAMSRLLGQIRDVYDDPIFIRSSRRLIPTPFAESMRQRLRALAAEAEALSRPQEREKAMVGAAMDPADWARPPVVEAAPLAARPSILLEGEPSPEAFARKLASLGTSEDTRKRLAKHIATLGAGIGHSRPLTADEAEDAFSIILDGEADPVQIGALLSVMNFRGETAAELTGLVRAARTHLQATRPGAMSVDLDWPAYISPKSRRMPWFLQAALLLAQAGHRILLHGLDGGGGTRAKLVSAATAIGIPVSATTASATETIARQGIAYLPVAAMSSQLHRLHMLYGLFETRSPVNSLMPLLNPLAARAILMGVVRPAYRELHRDAGALLGYEYLTVMGGSRDTAEATPFRSTTLLRRANGQTETLFLPASPEPMAYPPTGMTSIEYWRGVWDGTVDDERATTIINSTAAIALLTLSGAGADRLDECLIAAKTLWERRRKDLPERPHPGAKTPVR from the coding sequence TTGGATTCTGCATTACGGGAACCTGGCCTGAAGCTTGGGCGTCTTCGCCTTCTTCTGGCTCTCGACGCATTGCTCGTGGAGGGCAGCGTCAACCGCGCCGCCGAACGGCTCGGAATGAGCGCTCCCGCGATGAGCAGGCTCCTTGGCCAGATCCGGGACGTCTATGACGATCCGATCTTCATTCGCTCCTCTCGCCGTCTGATCCCGACCCCCTTTGCAGAATCCATGCGCCAGCGGCTGCGCGCCCTGGCGGCAGAAGCCGAGGCGCTGTCCCGGCCGCAGGAGCGGGAGAAGGCCATGGTCGGCGCCGCCATGGATCCGGCCGATTGGGCTCGGCCTCCCGTGGTCGAAGCGGCTCCGCTGGCCGCCCGACCGAGCATCCTGCTCGAAGGCGAACCGTCTCCCGAAGCCTTCGCGCGCAAGCTCGCGTCGCTCGGGACCTCGGAGGACACGCGCAAGCGGCTTGCCAAGCACATCGCGACGCTCGGAGCGGGCATCGGGCATAGCCGCCCTCTCACCGCCGACGAGGCGGAGGATGCCTTCTCGATCATTCTCGACGGAGAAGCCGATCCCGTGCAGATCGGAGCGCTCCTGTCCGTCATGAATTTCAGGGGCGAGACCGCGGCCGAACTGACCGGCTTGGTCCGTGCGGCCCGCACTCACCTGCAAGCGACGCGCCCGGGCGCAATGTCCGTCGATCTGGACTGGCCCGCCTATATTTCACCGAAATCCCGCAGAATGCCCTGGTTCCTGCAGGCGGCATTGCTGCTGGCGCAGGCGGGACATAGGATTCTCCTTCACGGCCTCGATGGGGGAGGCGGCACGAGGGCCAAGCTCGTATCCGCCGCAACCGCCATTGGTATTCCGGTCAGCGCGACCACGGCGTCCGCCACCGAGACGATCGCCAGGCAGGGGATTGCCTATCTGCCGGTGGCCGCCATGTCCTCCCAGCTCCATCGCCTGCACATGCTGTATGGCCTCTTCGAGACGCGCTCGCCCGTGAATTCGCTGATGCCGCTGCTCAACCCTCTCGCGGCGCGCGCCATCCTCATGGGGGTCGTACGTCCGGCCTATCGTGAATTGCACCGCGACGCGGGAGCTCTCCTGGGCTACGAGTACCTGACCGTCATGGGAGGGAGCCGCGACACTGCCGAGGCCACGCCATTCCGTTCGACCACGCTCCTCCGGCGTGCCAACGGACAGACGGAGACACTCTTTCTGCCCGCCTCGCCGGAGCCGATGGCTTATCCGCCGACGGGAATGACGAGCATCGAATACTGGCGCGGGGTCTGGGACGGGACCGTGGACGACGAGCGCGCCACAACGATCATCAATTCCACCGCGGCGATCGCGCTCCTCACCCTGAGCGGCGCAGGCGCAGATCGTCTCGATGAGTGCCTGATCGCGGCAAAGACCCTTTGGGAGCGGCGGCGGAAGGATCTTCCCGAGAGGCCCCATCCTGGCGCGAAAACGCCTGTACGCTGA
- a CDS encoding siderophore-interacting protein — MMDDNKPGTREQVHQRPPLRSWSFRVVDSYNVDPDMRRVVLTADDIAAFAYKPGQAIIMMVPLPEGGTGRRDYTIRNLDRAAGTISVDFYLHGDTPAPAWARQAKTGDTIEVKGPRGGTVLHSDADWHLLTGDETCIPAIAHILEGMPQGTRAFAFIETNDKRGEIALQTKADAVVRWIHRNGAPAGPSELMNGVIQDFLLPSGKGHAYIIGETSNVRRQRHTLIARGLSRDQISAEGYWRPGRVGGHDHVND, encoded by the coding sequence ATGATGGACGACAATAAACCAGGCACCCGCGAACAGGTGCACCAGAGGCCCCCGCTGCGGAGCTGGAGTTTCCGAGTCGTCGACAGCTACAACGTAGATCCTGATATGCGCCGCGTGGTTCTGACGGCAGACGACATCGCCGCGTTCGCCTATAAGCCGGGGCAAGCCATCATCATGATGGTTCCTCTTCCGGAAGGAGGGACTGGACGGAGGGACTACACGATCCGCAATCTGGATCGTGCTGCGGGAACGATCAGCGTCGATTTCTACCTCCATGGCGATACGCCGGCCCCGGCTTGGGCCCGACAGGCGAAGACCGGAGATACGATCGAGGTGAAAGGCCCGCGAGGGGGAACCGTACTTCACTCAGACGCGGATTGGCACCTCCTGACCGGCGATGAAACCTGCATCCCGGCCATCGCCCATATCCTTGAAGGCATGCCGCAAGGCACCCGGGCTTTTGCCTTCATCGAGACGAACGACAAGCGCGGTGAGATCGCTCTTCAGACCAAGGCGGATGCCGTCGTTCGTTGGATCCACCGCAATGGTGCCCCTGCCGGCCCGAGCGAACTGATGAACGGCGTGATCCAGGACTTCCTTCTGCCCTCGGGCAAGGGCCATGCCTATATCATCGGAGAGACGAGCAATGTCCGGCGCCAGCGACACACCCTGATCGCCCGAGGGCTATCCCGCGATCAGATCTCGGCGGAAGGCTACTGGCGCCCCGGCCGTGTCGGCGGCCACGATCATGTGAACGACTGA